The DNA segment GCTATTGCCTTCGGCACATAACAATGCGCTCTCACCACTGTGGGGCTCTGCGCCCTCAAATTGGCAGCCCATGATCCAAGACCAAGGTTGGGATAAGCGGTTACCCTCAAAATCGCTAGCAAACACTAGCTCATTATCCTTGGCACTGGCATTAACACTGGTTAACACGCCAAACAACAGCATAGAGATGACTGCAGCGGTGCGCATAAGAGCCTCATAAAACATAAATAACAAACGACGAGCCTGAAAAGGCCCAGAATTCTATCCTATCCACACGCTTTTACCGTCAGTCGACCGCCGTATTTTAGTACAAAAAACACGCTAAAAACTGCGCTAAATTTAAGCTGGGATTAAACCAGCGAAATGTAACAGAGCGCATGCCGACACGCCAGTACTAAGTCGGTTTCGAAGGTAAAGATAATGTGTAAACAACATCAGACTTTAGCATTCACTTGGAGCCGCCCCATCGCGATAAACATCCAAATCACCAGCATAGTGCTACAGGTCGCGAGCGACACCCACACACCAATCACGCCAAAGGCCCAGGCAAAACAATAGATAATGGCGGCGATAAGCAGCAGTTTCGCCCCTGTGAGTATCGAGGCCTGCTTAGAACAATTAATCGCCTGGAAGAAACTCGCGCCCACAAGAATCAAACCTTCCATAGGTAAGCCCCAGAAATACCAACGCATTCCTTCAATCGCGACCGGCGTTAAGCTTGGGTTGTCACCGGCAAACAGGTATACCAACCATTCGGGGCGGGAATAAATCAACACTAAGCCGAGTGCCGCGGTGAGTAGGGTTATGCCAAAGGCGATATTGCGTGCCTGCTTAACCCTGTCGAAGCGCCCTGCCCCCGCATTAAAGCTGTAAATCGGTTGAGTACCGAGGGCAATGCCTTCAAAAATCAGATAGAAAAACGCTTCGGTGTAACTCACCACCCCGTATGCAGCCACATGCAGAGGACCGCCGACCCATAAAAAGGCGGTGTTATGCAGGGTCAATACAATCGACAAATACAGGTTCATCAAAAAGCTTGGCAAGCCAACACGGGCAATATTGAGACAGTTATCGAGTTTTAGCTTCATCTGCTCAAGATTGATTTTGAGCTGAGTGCGCGCCCCAAAAAAATGCTGCAGGCAGAGTAAACCAGTAACGGCCTGGGACAACATGGTGGCAATCGCCGCTCCGGCCAAACCAAAGGGAAACACCACAATAAACAGCCAATCTAAAAAGGTGTTCAGCACGCCACCTAAGATCAGCACAAAGGTCACCATGGAGGGGCGACCGTCGTTACGCAGCAAGGTGGTAAATGCCATTGAAATAATAGGGAAATGACATAATGCAAAATACCAGAACAGGTATTCGTTAGCGTTTTCGAGTATCTCCCCCTCGGCGCCGAGGGCAATTAAAATATCCCGAGAAAAGATCCCGCCGATTAAGGCAAAAAATGCCCCCGCCAGTAAACACAAGCTAAAGGCATTGCCGAGCAACTTGCGCGCCTTGGCGACATTACCTTGCCCTAAGTTAATCGAGACTAACGCCGCGCTGCCCATGCCGATCATGGCGCCGA comes from the Shewanella mangrovisoli genome and includes:
- a CDS encoding MATE family efflux transporter yields the protein MTAISAAATDQRLLQEPIAKLFWRYTIPTIASMLVTGVYVTIDGIFVGHYLGETGLAGMMLAYPVGAILYAVGAMIGMGSAALVSINLGQGNVAKARKLLGNAFSLCLLAGAFFALIGGIFSRDILIALGAEGEILENANEYLFWYFALCHFPIISMAFTTLLRNDGRPSMVTFVLILGGVLNTFLDWLFIVVFPFGLAGAAIATMLSQAVTGLLCLQHFFGARTQLKINLEQMKLKLDNCLNIARVGLPSFLMNLYLSIVLTLHNTAFLWVGGPLHVAAYGVVSYTEAFFYLIFEGIALGTQPIYSFNAGAGRFDRVKQARNIAFGITLLTAALGLVLIYSRPEWLVYLFAGDNPSLTPVAIEGMRWYFWGLPMEGLILVGASFFQAINCSKQASILTGAKLLLIAAIIYCFAWAFGVIGVWVSLATCSTMLVIWMFIAMGRLQVNAKV